One stretch of Pyxidicoccus trucidator DNA includes these proteins:
- a CDS encoding phage tail protein produces the protein MRPPFLSLMPVEVPVGSVLPYAGPINACTRTALAAQGWLFCDGAQVSAVTYPTLYALIGPLYGTPVTEGDPPAIQFYLPDYRGAFLRGVNQDAQREPNGKGMRDPGADTRLSARYGSDGKGEGNQGNSVGSQQLDAFQNHEHNYTQPQQTTEVPGDQAPPVNLGLSTLTAASEGVVAAKGADAPRFEAETRPLNVYVNFIIKAQSRVLEPNSAAAAGCKNLKDCWGAAGSETCKGGGGTPG, from the coding sequence ATGCGACCTCCATTCCTGTCGCTCATGCCTGTTGAAGTCCCCGTGGGCTCGGTGCTCCCCTACGCAGGGCCCATCAACGCGTGTACCCGCACTGCCCTGGCGGCGCAGGGCTGGCTCTTCTGTGACGGCGCGCAGGTCAGCGCCGTCACGTATCCCACGCTCTACGCCCTCATCGGCCCCCTGTACGGCACCCCCGTGACGGAGGGAGACCCCCCCGCCATCCAGTTCTACCTGCCGGACTATCGCGGGGCCTTCCTGCGCGGCGTCAACCAGGACGCGCAGCGTGAACCCAACGGAAAGGGAATGAGAGACCCCGGCGCCGACACCCGCCTCTCGGCCCGCTACGGCTCGGACGGGAAGGGAGAGGGCAACCAGGGCAACTCCGTCGGCTCGCAGCAGCTCGACGCCTTCCAGAACCACGAGCACAACTATACGCAGCCACAGCAGACGACCGAGGTCCCGGGCGACCAGGCTCCCCCCGTCAACCTCGGCCTTTCCACGCTGACAGCGGCCAGCGAAGGGGTGGTCGCCGCGAAGGGAGCGGACGCCCCCCGCTTCGAAGCCGAGACACGGCCTCTCAACGTGTATGTCAACTTCATCATCAAGGCCCAGTCCCGCGTCCTGGAGCCCAATTCCGCCGCGGCCGCGGGATGCAAGAACCTGAAGGATTGCTGGGGCGCCGCCGGCTCCGAGACGTGCAAGGGGGGAGGCGGCACCCCGGGCTGA
- a CDS encoding RNA polymerase sigma factor codes for MSRQRGPYTSCQRIHGFRDASSWGYSRIFGHPRVSALHLVTANVRERFWAIWQRHRDYLFSQSLRLMNGNRVDAEDALGAAMLRACESFPRHASHIANEKAWLGRVLHNVCVDVYRVRRRYQDTPSLEEDAWAESGGLLPGASSPEVALLMGELGSQLRGNILALPPHLREPAVMRFLQDMPYDDIASHLGLTNCNVRKRIQHAYSILRVTLRSRRSTTGAGRGKSSSRRGSPARGGKRRR; via the coding sequence GTGAGCCGCCAGAGGGGCCCGTACACCAGTTGTCAAAGGATTCACGGTTTCCGGGATGCTTCGTCCTGGGGATACAGCCGGATCTTCGGCCATCCCCGGGTTTCTGCCTTGCACCTCGTAACCGCGAATGTGCGTGAACGTTTCTGGGCGATCTGGCAGCGCCACCGGGACTACCTCTTCAGTCAGAGTTTGCGGTTGATGAATGGCAACCGGGTCGACGCGGAGGACGCCCTCGGCGCCGCGATGCTCCGTGCGTGTGAGAGCTTTCCACGCCATGCCAGTCACATCGCCAATGAGAAGGCCTGGCTGGGGCGGGTGCTCCACAACGTCTGCGTGGACGTCTACCGTGTCCGTCGGCGCTATCAGGACACTCCCTCCTTGGAGGAAGACGCGTGGGCCGAGTCCGGTGGACTCCTGCCTGGCGCGTCTTCGCCCGAGGTCGCGCTGCTGATGGGAGAGCTGGGCAGCCAGCTGCGGGGCAACATCCTGGCGCTGCCTCCGCACCTGCGTGAGCCCGCCGTGATGCGCTTCCTGCAGGACATGCCCTATGACGACATCGCCTCGCACCTGGGCTTGACGAACTGCAACGTCCGCAAGCGCATCCAGCACGCCTACAGCATCTTGCGCGTGACGCTGAGGAGCAGGCGGTCCACCACCGGGGCCGGCCGCGGGAAGAGCTCGTCGCGGCGCGGCTCCCCGGCCCGCGGCGGCAAGCGTCGGCGATGA